The genomic DNA CGGCCGAGCTCCCCGGCCGCGACTTTGTCCCGCAAGATCTGGGGTGGGGCGAATCGGTCGCCCAGGGTGGAAGCGAGGTATTCGGCGATCCCCAGCCGTACGTCGAGGCCCACGATGTCCGTGGTCTTCAGGGGGCCGGCCGGGTGCTTGTAGCCCAGCTCCATGGCGATGTCGATGTCCTTGGCGTCGGCGACGCCCTCTTCGACCATGCGCATGGCCTCCAGGGCGAGGAAGACGCCGAGGCGCGAGGAGGCGAAGCCGGGGGAGTTCTTCACGGTGATCGGCGTCTTGCCGATGGCGCCGACCCAGGCCTGCGCCGCCTCGACGAGGTCGGGCGCCGTGGCGGCGCCCACGACGATCTCGACGAGGGTGGAGGCCGGCACCGGGTTGAAGAAGTGCAGGCCGATGAACCGCTCCGGGCGGGCCAGCGAGCCGGCCAGGTCGTCCAGGGACAAGGACGACGTGTTCGAGGCGAGGTAGGCCTCCGGTCCGAGGACCGATTCCACCAGTTGCAGCGCCGAGGTCTTGAGCTCCAGGTCCTCGGGGACCGCCTCGACGACCAGGTCGCAGCCGGCGAAGTCCGCGCTGTCCGCGGACACCGTGGTGCGCTCCAGGGCCACGTCGAAGTTGTCGAGGGAGCCGCGCTCGACGGAGCGGAGCAGCGCCTTCTCAAGATTCTCCGCGGCCGAGGTGGCCGCCGCCGAGTCGCGCTCGACGACGACCACCGAGGATCCGGAGGTCAGGAAGGCGTGGGCGATGCCGATGCCCATGCGTCCGCCGCCGAGGACACCGACGCGGGCGGGAAGCTGCGCGGGAGCCGTCATGGTCAGCCGTTCTCCTAGGGGTCTCATGCAGGAAGGGGGTGGTGCGAGCTGCTGGAGTGTCGTCGACGCAAGGTCGACGGCGGCGGTCGTTCGCCGGGGTGCGGCGCCGGAGCGCGTCCCCGATCGGGGACGGCCGCTACGCCGGGGCGCAGGGCCGCTGTCGGTGGGTCAGACTCGCTCGACGAGGAGGGCGACACCCTGGCCGACGCCGACACACATCGTGGCGAGCCCACGGTTGACGCCCTCGCGCTCCATCCGGCCCAGCAGGGTCACGGTGATGCGGGAGCCGGAGGACCCGAGGGGGTGGCCCTGGGAGATGGCGCCGCCGTCGCGGTTGACGATGTCCTCGTCGATCCCCAGTCTGCGGACGCAGGCGAGGGACTGGGTGGCGAAGGCCTCGTTGAGTTCCACGGCGCCGATGTCGTCGATGGTCCAGCCGGCGCCGGCCAGGGCCTTCTGGGTCGCGGGGACCGGGCCGATGCCCATGATCTCGGGCGGCGCGCCGGCGGCGGCCCCGCCCGCGATCCGCGCCCGCGGGGTCAGCCCCAGCCGCTCGCAGGCCGCGTCCGAGGCCACGATGATCGCCGAGGCGCCGTCGTTGAGGGAGGAGGAGTTCCCGGCGGTCACGACGCCACCAGGCTTGACGACCGGCCGGAGCCCGGCCAGGACCTCCATCGTCGTGCCGGCGCGGGGGCCCTCGTCCTTGCTGACGATCGTGTCGCCCTTCTTGCCGGGCACGGTGACGGGAAGGATCTCGGCGTCGAAGTGGCCGGCGGCCATGGCCGCGAGCGAGCGCTCGTGCGAGCGGACCGCGAAGGCGTCGGCGTCTTCGCGGGTGATGGCGTCGACCGCGGCGACCTCCTCGGCCGTCTCCGGCATGGAGTAGGTCATCTTGCCGTCGCGGGACAGGTCGCCCTTGGCGAACCGCCGGTTGACGAAGCGCCAGCCGATGGAGGTGTCGAAAGACTCGCCGGGCTTGGCGAACGCCTTGTCGGGCTTGGCCAGCACCCAGGGCGCCCGCGACATGGACTCGACCCCGCCGGCCAGCACGACGTCGGCGGCGCCGGCCTTGATCATGTACGAGGCCATGAGGATGGCCGACATGCCGGAGGCGCAGAGCCGGTTGACCGTGATGCCCGGGACGCTGTCGCCGAATCCGGCGAGCAGCCAAGCCATCCGGGCCACGTTGCGGTTCTCTTCGCCGGCGCCGTTCGCGTTGCCGAGGATGACCTCCTCGACCAGCTCCGGATCGACGCCCGCCCGCGTCACCGCCTCGCGGACCACGAGCCCGGCGAGGTCGTCTGGACGCACCGGCGACAGGCCGCCGCCGTAGCGTCCCACCGGCGTCCGTACGCCGCCCACGAGCATTGCTTCGACCATGGATCGAGCCTCTTTCTCGGTAGTAGAAAGACACATCGGTAGGGGAACACGTGCAAGCGCACGCCGCGTCGGATGCGCGGCGGGGTTCAGCGGCTCGCGCGCCAGTTCGGATGTGATGCCCCATCCGTCGGCGCGCGGGATTACCGACCGAACGTTCAGCTAATACTACACAAGCGCGTAACCCGCGCCACCCTACGATCCGCCCGATCGGAGGCCGCTCGCCGAGCGGCGCCGTCGCCAGGTCGCGTCGTCCCTCGTCAGCCCCCGCGTCGGCGCGCCCGCGTCAGCTCTTGCGGAGCAGCTTGGCCACGGCCTCGCCGACGCCCGTGGCGCTCATGGGGTTCTGTCCCGTGACGAGCCGGCCGTCGACGACGACCTTGTTCACCATGGGTCGCAGCGCCTTCGTGTAGTCGGCGCCCTGCTCCGTCAGCGCGTGGTCGAGTCGGAACGGCACCGCATCGGCCCTGCTCGCGAGCTTCTCCTCCGGCCAGCTGAAGCCGGTGACCTTGCGGCCGCGCAGCCATGGCGTGCCGTCCGCCGCCTGGGCGGCGAGGAGTCCGGCGGGGCCGTGGC from Austwickia sp. includes the following:
- a CDS encoding 3-hydroxyacyl-CoA dehydrogenase family protein — encoded protein: MTAPAQLPARVGVLGGGRMGIGIAHAFLTSGSSVVVVERDSAAATSAAENLEKALLRSVERGSLDNFDVALERTTVSADSADFAGCDLVVEAVPEDLELKTSALQLVESVLGPEAYLASNTSSLSLDDLAGSLARPERFIGLHFFNPVPASTLVEIVVGAATAPDLVEAAQAWVGAIGKTPITVKNSPGFASSRLGVFLALEAMRMVEEGVADAKDIDIAMELGYKHPAGPLKTTDIVGLDVRLGIAEYLASTLGDRFAPPQILRDKVAAGELGRKTGKGFYDW
- a CDS encoding thiolase family protein, which gives rise to MVEAMLVGGVRTPVGRYGGGLSPVRPDDLAGLVVREAVTRAGVDPELVEEVILGNANGAGEENRNVARMAWLLAGFGDSVPGITVNRLCASGMSAILMASYMIKAGAADVVLAGGVESMSRAPWVLAKPDKAFAKPGESFDTSIGWRFVNRRFAKGDLSRDGKMTYSMPETAEEVAAVDAITREDADAFAVRSHERSLAAMAAGHFDAEILPVTVPGKKGDTIVSKDEGPRAGTTMEVLAGLRPVVKPGGVVTAGNSSSLNDGASAIIVASDAACERLGLTPRARIAGGAAAGAPPEIMGIGPVPATQKALAGAGWTIDDIGAVELNEAFATQSLACVRRLGIDEDIVNRDGGAISQGHPLGSSGSRITVTLLGRMEREGVNRGLATMCVGVGQGVALLVERV